The Barnesiella intestinihominis YIT 11860 genome includes a window with the following:
- a CDS encoding DUF4105 domain-containing protein, translating to MKKKLYIILGFILVVLFANEKIQAQESKPGILPDTLQVSLLTCGPGTEVYELFGHTALRVKQQRPGGFDYVFNYGMFNFDAPGFIWRFTKGETDYCLGINDFPDFLLNYQFRESKVDEQVLNLTPIQSRALFEALLVNAMPQNRVYRYNFLFDNCATRPRNMVEMVLDNKVRYKEPGESLPTFREEIDRYAGICPWLIFGIDLALGSGLDRPMTYREQMFGPEILEKAFSEAVVQMSPDSAAVPLVSRTEVLYDPEVPACPPETPFYLTPLFVAWLFFFFVAAVSVYDISRKRYSRVFDTVLFSIYGLGGLVVFFLMFVSVHPATYPNYSAFWLHPFWLLMALFIWFKSLKSIVRYYHFANFAGLLLFVALWHWIPQQFNAAFFPLVLVLVIRSFTYLAVSVRLKKTEKNKDEK from the coding sequence ATGAAGAAGAAACTATATATAATTCTGGGTTTTATTCTTGTGGTCTTGTTTGCCAACGAGAAAATACAAGCGCAGGAATCAAAACCGGGAATCTTGCCCGATACTTTACAAGTGAGTTTATTGACTTGCGGACCCGGAACGGAGGTGTATGAGTTGTTCGGTCATACGGCGCTACGGGTGAAACAGCAGAGGCCCGGAGGTTTCGATTATGTTTTCAATTATGGCATGTTTAATTTCGATGCGCCCGGCTTTATCTGGCGGTTCACGAAAGGTGAAACCGATTATTGTTTAGGAATAAACGATTTTCCCGATTTCTTGTTAAATTATCAGTTTCGGGAATCGAAGGTCGATGAACAGGTGTTGAACTTGACACCCATACAAAGCAGAGCCTTATTCGAGGCTCTGTTGGTTAATGCCATGCCTCAGAACCGGGTTTATCGGTATAATTTCCTGTTCGATAATTGTGCTACCCGTCCTCGTAATATGGTAGAGATGGTATTGGATAACAAGGTGCGATACAAAGAGCCGGGGGAGTCTTTGCCTACTTTTCGTGAGGAGATAGACCGATATGCGGGTATTTGCCCGTGGTTGATTTTCGGTATCGACTTGGCATTGGGAAGCGGTTTGGATAGGCCGATGACTTATCGGGAACAAATGTTCGGTCCCGAAATATTAGAGAAAGCTTTTTCCGAGGCGGTCGTTCAAATGAGTCCCGACTCGGCGGCTGTCCCGTTGGTGAGCCGAACGGAGGTGCTGTACGATCCTGAGGTTCCGGCGTGTCCTCCCGAAACACCATTTTATTTGACGCCACTTTTCGTCGCATGGTTGTTTTTCTTCTTTGTCGCGGCTGTGTCGGTATATGATATTTCCCGAAAAAGGTATTCCCGGGTATTCGATACAGTCTTGTTTTCGATTTACGGATTGGGCGGCTTAGTCGTGTTTTTCCTTATGTTCGTTTCTGTTCACCCGGCAACTTATCCCAACTATTCGGCGTTTTGGTTGCATCCCTTTTGGCTGTTGATGGCTCTTTTTATTTGGTTTAAATCTCTTAAAAGTATCGTTAGATACTATCATTTTGCTAACTTTGCAGGGTTGTTGTTATTTGTGGCCCTTTGGCACTGGATTCCACAACAGTTTAATGCCGCATTTTTTCCGTTGGTGTTGGTATTGGTAATTCGTTCGTTTACCTATTTGGCGGTATCCGTTCGTTTGAAAAAAACGGAGAAAAACAAAGATGAAAAATAA
- a CDS encoding SagB/ThcOx family dehydrogenase, which yields MKIKGLLLSLFVTSSLLSIAQDIKLPSPQKQGGEPLLQVLSKRASTRDFDTQKNIDSQTLSNLLWAAWGYNREDKRTAPSAMNRQEISLYIVTAQGVYLYDAKQNKLAEIAKGDFRENAGMQPFVHTAPLNIIFTADLEKAPGNDMMFVDCGFISQNIYLYCASVGLGTVVRGSFNGDELAKILKLNEKQKVVLTQTVGYPAK from the coding sequence ATGAAAATCAAAGGTTTACTATTATCTCTATTCGTAACAAGCAGCTTACTCTCGATTGCACAAGACATAAAACTCCCCTCCCCGCAAAAACAGGGCGGAGAACCTCTCTTGCAGGTTCTCTCCAAACGCGCCTCGACACGCGACTTCGATACACAAAAGAATATAGACTCACAAACCCTTTCCAACCTATTGTGGGCGGCATGGGGATACAACCGAGAAGACAAGCGTACGGCGCCTTCGGCCATGAATCGTCAAGAAATTTCACTATATATCGTCACGGCACAAGGGGTCTATCTCTATGATGCCAAACAGAATAAACTGGCGGAAATCGCCAAAGGAGATTTCCGGGAAAACGCAGGCATGCAACCGTTCGTACACACTGCGCCTCTCAACATTATTTTTACTGCCGATTTGGAAAAAGCGCCGGGTAACGACATGATGTTCGTCGATTGCGGATTCATCTCCCAGAACATTTATCTCTATTGTGCCTCGGTCGGTTTGGGTACAGTCGTTCGCGGCTCGTTCAATGGCGATGAATTGGCAAAAATATTAAAGCTGAACGAAAAACAAAAAGTAGTATTGACCCAGACTGTCGGCTATCCGGCTAAATGA
- a CDS encoding DUF5715 family protein, whose product MRRFSFLFFTIVIFLSFLSGCKGKQVESDYPESSLIDTFEVKQQPQPRTTGWKKSPVRYSSFRKLFNDLNDKHLAVAKKNGIEPLESLDDARNLGFWKLAKIDSCEYYTVDKLTHSIPYLTPKTKWLLMKIGKNFQDSLTNRGSGGRQIILTSALRSDESIKSLRRRNTNASENSAHRYGTTFDIAYNRYNVTDSTYFVPSDRLRILLGEVLYDLRKEHKCYIKYEIRQGCFHITAR is encoded by the coding sequence ATGCGACGGTTCTCATTTCTCTTTTTTACGATCGTTATATTCCTGTCTTTTTTATCTGGCTGCAAAGGCAAACAGGTCGAATCTGATTACCCGGAAAGTTCTCTTATCGATACATTCGAAGTAAAACAACAACCCCAACCGCGCACAACCGGCTGGAAAAAGAGTCCTGTACGATATTCCAGTTTCCGCAAACTATTCAACGACTTGAACGACAAACATCTTGCTGTTGCCAAAAAGAACGGGATAGAACCATTGGAATCGCTCGATGATGCCCGGAATTTGGGATTCTGGAAACTTGCTAAAATAGACAGTTGTGAATACTACACCGTCGATAAACTGACTCATTCGATCCCATATCTGACTCCCAAAACCAAATGGTTGCTCATGAAGATAGGCAAAAACTTCCAAGACTCGTTAACGAACCGAGGTTCGGGAGGAAGACAAATTATTCTCACCAGCGCATTGCGTTCCGATGAATCGATAAAGTCGTTACGCCGGCGAAATACAAACGCCAGCGAAAACTCGGCACACCGTTACGGCACGACTTTCGACATAGCCTACAATCGATACAACGTAACCGACTCGACCTATTTCGTACCCTCCGACCGACTACGAATTTTACTCGGCGAGGTTCTGTACGATTTACGCAAAGAACACAAATGCTACATCAAATACGAAATACGACAAGGCTGTTTCCACATTACGGCGAGATAA
- a CDS encoding LTA synthase family protein, translating into MKRYLYALRYLISIHVLGLILFTAFRLILFLQGYEYLMDEEISVFTRLEAFVRGLWLDNVVACYISILPLVIVSICSLIGYFGKNLYRGIHIFFSVFYVVAFAISAADIPYFAYFFKHINASIFNWFGYTGTTLGLMFGEFSYIVAFVLFLCLSFLFVFLSRILLHRTCRDIQRVSAEKFHWKPELLTLLCSTLLIGVCLFGIRGRMGYNPIKVSAAYYCNNTFLNQLGISPSFNLLRSSLEASKSENREIDLMDEKEAISTVRRELNITDSLPDISPIARKIENPGQPSRKNVVLVFMESMSAELLGHFGNPEHLTPFLDSIAVRSLCFNRFFSAGTHTNHAIHSVLYSYPALMKRNSMKGAVIPFFAGLPTILQDNGYRTLFFMTHESQYDNMNGYLRTNGFDRIFAQEDYPQDKVVNSFGVQDDFLYQYALPILTETANEGQPFFAVLLSISNHPPYVIPKDFKTHSNTDEHRIVEFADHALKEFIDEAKQQEWFDNTIFVFVGDHGKIVGTPRSDIPLSFNHVPLFIYSPSFIEPRQIQDLGGQVDIAPTILGLLNIDYTDNGFGVNLLQEKRKAAFFTSDDAIGCVNDSLFYIYKPKENQEWLLSQERAIEKRGNIDNPAVCQELREYAFSMLQTAQYLMSNNLTGEYIGYQPR; encoded by the coding sequence ATGAAACGATATTTATATGCCCTGCGCTATCTGATTTCGATACATGTGTTGGGACTCATTCTCTTTACGGCATTCCGTCTGATCCTCTTCCTACAAGGGTACGAATATCTCATGGACGAAGAAATTTCGGTATTCACCCGTCTCGAAGCATTCGTCCGGGGATTGTGGCTCGACAATGTCGTAGCCTGTTATATATCGATTCTGCCGCTCGTTATCGTCTCGATCTGTTCCCTGATAGGATATTTCGGTAAAAACCTGTACCGGGGAATCCATATCTTTTTCTCGGTCTTTTACGTCGTGGCATTCGCCATATCGGCTGCCGATATACCTTATTTCGCTTATTTCTTCAAACACATCAACGCTTCCATTTTCAACTGGTTCGGCTACACCGGAACGACATTGGGACTTATGTTCGGTGAATTCTCCTATATCGTCGCATTCGTCTTGTTTCTGTGTCTCTCTTTCCTTTTCGTCTTTCTCTCCCGGATATTATTACATCGGACTTGTCGCGATATACAAAGAGTATCTGCCGAAAAATTTCATTGGAAACCCGAGCTGCTTACACTCCTTTGCTCGACTCTTCTAATAGGAGTATGTTTATTCGGCATACGCGGACGCATGGGATACAACCCTATCAAAGTAAGTGCGGCCTATTATTGCAACAATACATTTTTGAACCAATTGGGTATAAGCCCCTCGTTCAATTTATTGCGCAGTTCGTTAGAGGCTTCCAAATCGGAAAATCGGGAAATCGATTTGATGGACGAGAAAGAGGCGATCTCTACGGTTCGCAGAGAACTGAATATCACGGACTCGCTTCCCGACATATCGCCCATTGCCCGAAAAATAGAAAATCCGGGACAACCCAGCCGTAAAAACGTAGTCCTCGTTTTCATGGAATCGATGTCGGCCGAATTGCTGGGGCATTTCGGTAATCCCGAGCACCTCACCCCGTTTCTCGATTCAATAGCCGTCCGGTCGCTTTGCTTCAATCGATTTTTCTCGGCGGGAACTCATACCAACCATGCCATACACTCCGTCTTGTATTCCTATCCGGCTCTGATGAAACGGAATTCCATGAAAGGAGCCGTTATTCCTTTCTTCGCCGGACTACCCACCATTTTACAAGATAACGGATACCGTACGCTTTTTTTCATGACTCATGAGTCGCAGTATGATAACATGAACGGCTATCTGCGAACCAATGGTTTCGACCGCATCTTTGCACAAGAGGACTATCCGCAAGACAAAGTAGTCAACAGTTTCGGTGTCCAAGACGATTTCCTATACCAATACGCCCTGCCCATTCTCACAGAGACTGCCAACGAGGGGCAGCCCTTTTTCGCTGTATTGTTAAGCATCAGCAACCACCCGCCGTATGTTATTCCCAAAGATTTCAAGACACACAGTAATACCGACGAACATCGAATCGTCGAATTCGCCGATCATGCTTTAAAGGAATTTATCGATGAAGCGAAACAACAGGAATGGTTCGACAACACGATATTTGTCTTCGTCGGTGACCACGGGAAAATTGTGGGGACTCCCCGCAGCGATATACCGCTCAGTTTCAACCATGTGCCTCTTTTCATTTATTCGCCTTCATTTATCGAACCCCGACAGATACAAGACCTCGGCGGACAAGTGGATATAGCTCCCACCATATTGGGTTTGCTGAACATAGACTATACCGACAACGGATTCGGAGTAAACCTCCTGCAAGAAAAACGTAAAGCGGCATTCTTTACCTCCGACGATGCTATCGGATGCGTGAACGATTCGCTGTTCTATATCTATAAACCCAAAGAAAACCAAGAGTGGTTGCTCTCGCAAGAAAGAGCTATCGAAAAGAGGGGCAATATCGACAATCCTGCCGTCTGCCAAGAACTGCGGGAATATGCCTTCTCCATGCTTCAAACCGCACAATACCTCATGAGCAACAACCTCACAGGGGAATATATAGGTTATCAACCCCGTTAA
- a CDS encoding ABC transporter substrate-binding protein yields MNKIFYTCVLSALVLLSAQCNPKPQESDEQIGNDSIIEYAELLSITRHDDYTDVKISNPWDSTRLLHRYILVPKTQNVPSNLPQGTVVRTPLSNTLVYASVHCSLLEQLDALSQIGGVCDLSYIKTPALLSRAENGKLTDAGNSMSPDIERVMSLNPDAILLSPFENAGYGRIGKMGIPIIECADYLETSPLGRAEWIKFFGLLYGKEVEADSIFTEVEKNYTELRDKIGVLSSAPVVISELKSGSAWYMPGGKSYMARFFKDAGAAYPWSDNTETGSIPLSFETVFNRAGKADIWLIKSFHVSELSYRTLQKEYAPYARFKAFREKKIYGCDSSRCNYYEETPFRPDLLLQELAALFHPGLFPDYRFRYYQPLSE; encoded by the coding sequence ATGAATAAGATATTTTATACATGCGTCCTTTCGGCACTCGTACTCCTTTCGGCACAATGTAACCCGAAGCCCCAAGAAAGCGACGAACAAATCGGGAACGATTCTATCATCGAGTATGCCGAGCTACTCTCTATTACCCGTCATGACGACTACACCGATGTAAAAATAAGCAACCCGTGGGACAGCACCCGGTTGCTGCACCGATATATACTCGTTCCCAAGACACAAAACGTTCCATCGAATCTACCGCAAGGAACCGTCGTAAGGACTCCGTTGTCCAATACATTAGTCTATGCCTCGGTACATTGCAGCCTGTTGGAGCAATTAGACGCATTATCGCAAATAGGAGGAGTCTGCGACCTCTCCTATATCAAAACGCCCGCTTTGCTCTCTCGTGCGGAAAACGGAAAACTGACCGATGCCGGAAATTCCATGTCGCCCGACATCGAACGAGTAATGTCGTTGAATCCGGATGCCATCTTATTATCTCCTTTCGAAAACGCCGGATACGGACGTATCGGGAAAATGGGAATACCCATTATAGAATGCGCCGATTATTTGGAAACTTCACCTCTGGGCCGGGCAGAATGGATAAAATTCTTCGGTCTGTTATACGGTAAAGAGGTCGAAGCCGATTCCATTTTTACGGAAGTCGAAAAAAACTATACCGAATTGAGAGATAAAATAGGTGTACTTTCTTCTGCTCCCGTTGTCATCAGCGAATTAAAAAGCGGTTCGGCATGGTATATGCCCGGCGGAAAAAGCTATATGGCCCGCTTTTTCAAGGATGCCGGAGCCGCTTACCCGTGGAGCGACAATACAGAAACAGGGTCTATTCCGCTCTCTTTCGAAACGGTATTCAACCGAGCAGGAAAAGCCGACATTTGGCTTATTAAATCGTTCCACGTGTCGGAGCTTTCCTATCGGACTCTGCAAAAGGAATATGCACCCTATGCAAGGTTCAAAGCCTTCCGGGAGAAAAAGATATACGGTTGCGACTCGTCCCGATGCAACTACTACGAAGAGACTCCGTTTCGTCCCGACCTGTTGTTACAGGAACTCGCTGCATTGTTCCACCCCGGCCTGTTCCCCGATTATCGATTCCGCTACTATCAACCGTTATCCGAATGA
- a CDS encoding iron ABC transporter permease, whose translation MNDKPNKQHEQRLIVVLVLLLLALCAANLWFGSVQIPASAVWDILCGKEPEKEVWKFIVLESRLPQMVAALLSGAALAVAGLLLQTAFNNPLAGPSILGIDTGASLGVALVMLFWGGTLGVSEATTLTGFTAVIAGAFLGSVTVLGTILFFSTIVKNNIMLLIVGIMVGYITSSVISLLNYFATAEGVHSYTIWGMGNFSGVTGEQLPYFALFVSVGLIIAILLIKPLNALLLGDRYAANLGVNIKLTRNLLLIVTGLLTASTTAFCGPISFIGLAVPHIARLLLGTSNHNTLLPMTLLCGAVTALLCNLICILPGESGILPINAITPVLGAPVIIYVIINQRKIQYFN comes from the coding sequence ATGAACGACAAACCGAACAAGCAGCATGAACAACGGCTAATAGTCGTTCTCGTCCTGTTACTTTTGGCATTATGTGCCGCCAATTTATGGTTCGGGTCGGTACAAATACCGGCTTCGGCCGTATGGGATATCCTGTGCGGAAAAGAACCTGAAAAGGAGGTCTGGAAATTCATCGTGCTGGAATCCCGATTACCGCAAATGGTGGCGGCACTCCTGTCGGGAGCCGCATTGGCAGTTGCCGGGCTGCTTCTTCAAACGGCATTCAACAACCCGCTCGCCGGACCTTCGATATTAGGAATCGATACGGGAGCCAGTTTAGGAGTGGCTTTGGTCATGTTATTTTGGGGAGGGACACTCGGCGTGTCCGAGGCAACCACCCTCACCGGATTCACCGCTGTCATTGCCGGAGCTTTTCTCGGTTCAGTCACTGTATTAGGTACGATACTCTTTTTCTCGACCATTGTCAAGAACAACATCATGCTCCTCATTGTCGGTATAATGGTAGGCTATATTACTTCGTCGGTTATCTCTCTACTCAACTATTTCGCAACAGCCGAAGGGGTACACTCCTATACGATTTGGGGTATGGGAAATTTCAGCGGAGTCACCGGCGAGCAGCTGCCCTATTTCGCACTTTTCGTATCTGTGGGCCTCATCATCGCTATACTTCTGATAAAACCACTCAATGCCTTGCTGCTCGGTGACCGTTATGCTGCCAATCTGGGAGTAAACATTAAACTCACCCGCAATCTGCTGCTCATCGTCACCGGTCTGCTCACGGCATCGACCACGGCATTCTGCGGCCCCATTTCGTTTATCGGTCTCGCCGTTCCTCATATCGCCCGACTGTTATTGGGGACATCGAACCACAACACCTTGTTGCCGATGACTTTGCTGTGCGGAGCCGTAACCGCATTGCTGTGCAATCTCATCTGTATCCTTCCGGGAGAATCGGGCATCCTGCCCATCAATGCCATCACTCCGGTCTTAGGTGCGCCGGTGATTATTTATGTCATCATCAACCAACGAAAAATCCAATATTTCAACTGA
- a CDS encoding ABC transporter ATP-binding protein has product MEEQANILSAQQLCIGYKTGHGHVKQVHGDLSFSLRKGELTCLLGANGSGKSTLLRTLSASQPSLSGKILLNGNELSAMSEREISRQIGVVLTDKTQTGGLTVYELVALGRQPHTGFFGKLDRQDRQVVDEAIEAVGISHKAHSYMAQLSDGEKQKAMIAKVLAQECPLVILDEPTAFLDVVSRIEIMTLLHHIATTQNKAILLSTHDIEQALVLADCLWLLRKGHGMRSGITEDLILNGELDTLFDRKEICFDRAHGSYYPSVQWEKEIVVDATDETLLHWTVNALNRNNYGCRISPCEADASLPRLIVEGNDSLSLHTAMDEVRFTSFAALIAYLKTPVQKG; this is encoded by the coding sequence ATGGAGGAACAGGCAAACATATTATCGGCACAGCAGCTCTGTATTGGATATAAAACGGGGCACGGGCACGTCAAGCAAGTTCACGGCGATCTGTCGTTTTCCCTACGCAAGGGCGAGCTCACCTGCCTGTTAGGCGCAAACGGTTCGGGCAAATCGACTCTGCTACGCACCTTATCGGCGTCCCAACCTTCGTTATCGGGAAAAATCCTGTTGAACGGAAACGAGTTGTCTGCCATGTCAGAGCGGGAAATTTCCCGTCAAATCGGAGTTGTACTGACCGACAAGACACAAACCGGAGGATTGACCGTATATGAATTGGTCGCCCTCGGACGACAACCGCATACGGGATTTTTCGGGAAACTCGACCGACAGGATCGGCAAGTAGTGGACGAAGCTATCGAAGCCGTGGGCATCTCACACAAAGCGCACTCCTATATGGCGCAACTCTCCGATGGAGAAAAGCAAAAAGCCATGATCGCAAAAGTATTGGCGCAAGAGTGCCCTCTGGTTATATTAGACGAACCGACCGCTTTCCTCGACGTGGTGAGCCGCATAGAAATCATGACTCTGTTACACCACATCGCCACAACTCAAAACAAAGCGATACTACTGTCGACCCACGACATAGAACAAGCGCTGGTGCTCGCCGATTGCCTATGGCTTTTACGGAAGGGGCACGGAATGCGTAGCGGAATAACCGAGGACCTCATTTTGAATGGAGAACTCGATACCTTGTTCGACCGTAAGGAAATTTGTTTCGACCGGGCGCATGGCAGTTACTACCCTTCGGTTCAATGGGAAAAAGAAATTGTCGTAGATGCGACGGACGAAACACTTCTCCATTGGACAGTCAATGCTCTGAATCGTAACAATTACGGTTGCCGCATATCACCTTGCGAAGCCGATGCATCGCTTCCCCGCCTCATCGTCGAAGGAAACGACTCGCTGTCGTTACACACCGCAATGGACGAAGTGCGATTTACCTCTTTCGCCGCCCTCATTGCATACCTTAAAACACCGGTTCAAAAGGGTTGA
- the lpxB gene encoding lipid-A-disaccharide synthase yields MKYYLIAGEASGDLHASNLMRALQQEDANAEFRFFGGDLMASCGGTLVKHYRDMAYMGFIPVLMNLDKVLANMRLCKQDIAAFRPDVVILIDYPGFNLKIAKYVKRRLGIPVYYYISPKIWAWKEWRVKSIRRYVDRLYSILPFEVSFYAKHDYTVEYVGNPTVDELAVRPYADESFEDFTAECGLGKKPIIALLAGSRVAEINHNLPLMIEAAKTFHDYQLVIAGAPGISPDQYAPYLQDRSVKVVWGKTYRLLQQSRVALVTSGTATLETALLRVPQVVCYRLGGGKLFYKIFEKILKVPYVSLVNLIADSPVVCELLGYRATPENLRRELTSLFEETTRKKMLEGYDLVAERLGAPGAPKNAARSMVADLRTR; encoded by the coding sequence ATGAAATATTATCTTATCGCCGGGGAGGCTTCGGGCGATTTACATGCCTCCAATTTGATGAGAGCCTTGCAACAGGAAGATGCGAACGCCGAATTTCGTTTTTTCGGCGGTGACTTGATGGCTTCTTGTGGCGGTACGCTGGTAAAGCATTATCGGGATATGGCTTATATGGGATTTATTCCGGTGTTGATGAATCTCGATAAAGTTTTGGCGAACATGCGTTTGTGTAAACAGGATATTGCCGCATTCCGTCCCGATGTGGTTATATTGATAGATTATCCGGGTTTCAATCTGAAAATAGCCAAGTATGTGAAGCGTCGTTTGGGTATTCCTGTTTATTATTATATCTCTCCTAAGATTTGGGCTTGGAAGGAATGGAGGGTAAAGAGTATCCGTCGGTATGTAGACCGCCTTTATTCCATTCTTCCGTTCGAGGTTTCGTTTTATGCCAAGCACGATTATACGGTGGAGTATGTAGGAAATCCTACGGTCGATGAATTGGCTGTGCGGCCTTATGCCGATGAGAGTTTCGAGGATTTTACGGCGGAGTGCGGCTTGGGAAAAAAGCCTATAATAGCTCTGCTGGCGGGTAGCCGGGTAGCCGAGATCAATCATAATCTGCCTTTGATGATAGAGGCCGCAAAAACGTTCCACGACTATCAGTTGGTTATCGCAGGGGCTCCCGGTATTTCTCCCGACCAATATGCTCCTTATTTGCAGGACCGTTCGGTAAAAGTCGTTTGGGGCAAGACTTATCGTTTGCTTCAACAGAGTCGGGTGGCATTGGTCACATCGGGAACCGCTACGCTCGAAACCGCTTTGTTGCGGGTGCCTCAGGTGGTATGCTATCGACTGGGAGGAGGCAAGTTGTTTTATAAGATATTCGAGAAAATCTTGAAAGTACCGTATGTTTCGTTGGTTAATTTGATAGCCGATAGTCCTGTCGTATGCGAGTTATTGGGCTATCGGGCGACTCCTGAGAATCTTCGTCGAGAGTTAACTTCGTTGTTCGAAGAGACTACCCGAAAGAAAATGTTGGAGGGATATGATCTTGTTGCCGAGCGATTGGGTGCTCCCGGCGCTCCAAAGAATGCCGCCCGGTCTATGGTTGCCGATTTACGAACAAGGTGA
- a CDS encoding heavy metal-binding domain-containing protein — protein MLMTTTPSVEGKRIVRYLGVVTGETIIGANVFRDFLAGVRDFFGGRSSAYEAVLREAKDTALEEMARQAEALGANAVVGIDLDYETVGGSGSMLMVTCSGTAVRVE, from the coding sequence ATGTTAATGACTACGACTCCTTCGGTAGAAGGGAAACGGATTGTAAGATATTTGGGAGTTGTGACAGGCGAGACTATTATCGGGGCGAATGTGTTTCGTGATTTTCTCGCAGGGGTAAGAGATTTTTTCGGAGGCCGTTCCTCTGCTTACGAAGCGGTTTTGAGAGAGGCCAAAGATACGGCTCTTGAAGAAATGGCTCGACAGGCCGAAGCATTGGGCGCAAATGCCGTGGTGGGTATCGATTTGGATTATGAGACTGTCGGCGGATCGGGTAGTATGTTGATGGTTACGTGCAGCGGGACAGCTGTCAGGGTCGAATGA
- a CDS encoding helix-turn-helix domain-containing protein yields the protein MSEEIRQIAERLVGLRDALDLRPEDIASTCNIDLETYLGYESGEKDIPVSFLHQIAKHYGVELPALMFGYEPRMNSYFLTRKDKGVAVERTKAYKYQSLAAGFANRKADPFMVTVEPSAPEAPFTLNTHPGQEFNLVLEGSMHLRIGEKELVLNEGDSIIFDSTRPHGMKAIDRQVKFLAIIF from the coding sequence ATGAGCGAAGAGATACGACAAATAGCGGAACGGCTCGTTGGCCTTAGAGATGCCCTAGACCTTCGACCCGAAGATATTGCATCAACCTGCAACATCGATTTGGAAACCTATTTAGGTTACGAGTCGGGCGAAAAAGACATTCCGGTCAGTTTCCTGCACCAGATAGCCAAGCACTACGGCGTAGAATTACCGGCATTGATGTTCGGATACGAACCCCGAATGAACTCTTATTTCCTTACCCGAAAAGACAAAGGTGTCGCCGTAGAGCGTACAAAAGCCTATAAATATCAATCGTTGGCCGCCGGATTCGCCAACCGCAAAGCCGATCCTTTCATGGTCACGGTCGAGCCATCGGCTCCCGAAGCGCCATTCACGCTCAACACCCACCCCGGACAAGAATTTAACCTTGTTCTCGAAGGGAGCATGCATCTACGTATCGGAGAAAAAGAATTAGTGCTGAACGAAGGCGACAGTATTATATTCGACTCTACCCGTCCGCACGGTATGAAAGCGATAGACCGACAAGTCAAATTTCTGGCGATCATATTTTAA